A genomic stretch from Streptomyces sp. QL37 includes:
- a CDS encoding AAA family ATPase has translation MGAQDTAKRLRAITGELSGLFYERDDVIRTLTVAMLAGQHSLLLGPPGTAKSELARELTGRIESANYWEILLSKFTAPTRMFGPIDVGALSRGEYRQIFDGRATTAHIAFIDEIFKCSTAALNETLGLLNERIYHPENGGEPIHCPLISAITASNELPTGEDSAAIYDRLLVRLEVGYLADPSNFAGLVRSAVSAPAVPARTTLGLAELQQAVTEAVPAVGVPDAIVDAVCTLRAALRRKELIASDRRWRQSVRLLQASAFLDGRDKVGQNDLSVLTHVLWDSPAERPAVEREVLHLVNPDAKEALDLADAIEELETQLDAKAGQSREALGDWAIREAITKLNMAGKKLERLRKEAETAGRSTAAVERVITLQRAVHARVLTEALGVDASIVQARL, from the coding sequence ATGGGCGCACAGGACACGGCGAAGCGACTGCGAGCGATCACCGGTGAACTGTCAGGGCTGTTCTACGAGCGGGACGACGTCATACGGACGCTGACGGTGGCCATGCTGGCCGGTCAGCACTCCCTCCTGCTCGGCCCGCCCGGCACCGCGAAGTCGGAGCTGGCGCGGGAGCTGACGGGGCGTATCGAGAGTGCGAACTACTGGGAGATCCTGCTCAGCAAGTTCACCGCGCCGACCCGGATGTTCGGCCCGATCGACGTGGGAGCACTGAGCCGGGGCGAGTACCGGCAGATATTCGACGGCCGGGCGACGACGGCGCACATCGCGTTCATCGACGAGATCTTCAAGTGCTCGACGGCGGCCCTGAACGAGACCCTCGGTCTGCTCAACGAGCGCATCTACCACCCGGAGAACGGTGGAGAGCCGATCCACTGCCCCCTGATCAGCGCGATCACCGCCTCCAACGAGCTGCCGACCGGTGAGGACAGCGCCGCGATCTACGACCGGCTGCTGGTGCGGTTGGAGGTGGGATACCTCGCCGACCCCTCCAACTTCGCCGGACTGGTGCGCTCCGCCGTCTCCGCCCCGGCCGTCCCCGCCCGGACGACGTTGGGGCTGGCCGAGTTGCAGCAGGCCGTGACCGAGGCCGTCCCGGCCGTCGGCGTCCCGGACGCGATCGTGGACGCCGTGTGCACACTGCGGGCCGCCCTGCGCCGCAAGGAGCTGATCGCCTCCGACCGCCGCTGGCGGCAGTCGGTCCGGCTGCTCCAGGCGAGCGCCTTCCTGGACGGCCGCGACAAGGTGGGCCAGAACGACCTGTCGGTGCTCACCCATGTGCTGTGGGACTCGCCCGCCGAGCGCCCGGCCGTCGAACGTGAGGTTCTCCACCTGGTCAACCCCGACGCCAAGGAGGCGCTCGACCTCGCCGACGCCATCGAGGAGCTGGAGACCCAACTCGACGCGAAGGCCGGGCAGTCCCGCGAGGCACTGGGCGACTGGGCGATCAGGGAAGCGATCACCAAGCTCAACATGGCGGGGAAGAAGCTGGAGAGACTGCGCAAGGAGGCCGAGACCGCCGGACGCTCCACGGCCGCCGTCGAGCGTGTGATCACTCTCCAGCGCGCCGTCCACGCCCGCGTCCTGACCGAAGCGCTCGGGGTGGACGCGAGCATCGTGCAGGCCCGGCTCTGA
- a CDS encoding MMPL family transporter, whose amino-acid sequence MSTASKPFRRLFLVPVFLVLAWLVVGGAFGSYAGKLGEVATNDQAAFLPQSAESTRVVEAQKAFSKQETVPAVVVWTSAEKGEELGPEQQKAATAALASAEGGPGVAGKASPALLSEDGEALEGVVQLRPDLGDELPDALAHVRSLAEDVPGTVVGLAGPAASQADLSDAFAGIDGLLLGVALVTVLVILLLVYRSVLLPLIIIIGAVFALGVACAIVYVLADHDIVRVDGQVQGILSILVIGAATDYALLLTARFREELGRKPDKWTAMRAALRESAGPITASAATVALGLLALLLSDLTNNRALGPVGAIGIVCSVLSALTFLPAVLVLLGRAAYWPSGPKKGGAESESGTGSKGIWSRIAALVDRSPRKVWAVTLVGLLACAAFMPTLNSKGVPLEEIFVNDAPSVAAQETLSRHFPGGSGNPAVVIAAADRSKQVVAAAEKVPGVAGVSVMTTSGRPGGGEPLVVDGRVRIDATLADTADSDAAKETVTRLRDAVHAVPDSGALVGGYTAQQYDTQRTAEHDRNIIVPVVLVIILVILIGLLRSLLMPLLLVATVALNFLATLGISSLVFEHVFGFTGTDSSVPLYGFVFLVALGVDYNIFLMSRVREESLIHGTRQGVLRGLTTTGGVITSAGVVLAATFAALGVIPLAFLVQIAFIVAFGVLLDTLVVRSLLVPALVRDIGPVAWWPGVLSRSREEAREGEGKTLS is encoded by the coding sequence ATGTCCACCGCATCGAAGCCGTTCCGCCGGCTGTTTCTTGTCCCTGTGTTCCTAGTCCTCGCCTGGCTCGTCGTCGGCGGTGCCTTCGGCTCGTACGCCGGGAAGCTCGGGGAGGTGGCCACGAACGACCAGGCCGCGTTCCTGCCGCAGAGCGCGGAGTCCACCCGGGTCGTCGAGGCCCAGAAGGCGTTCAGCAAGCAGGAGACCGTGCCCGCCGTCGTGGTCTGGACTTCCGCCGAGAAGGGCGAGGAGCTCGGCCCCGAGCAGCAGAAGGCGGCCACGGCGGCCCTCGCCTCGGCCGAGGGCGGTCCCGGAGTCGCCGGCAAGGCGAGCCCGGCACTGCTGTCCGAGGACGGCGAAGCACTGGAGGGCGTGGTCCAGCTGCGGCCGGATCTGGGGGACGAACTCCCTGACGCCCTCGCGCATGTGCGGAGCCTCGCGGAGGACGTCCCGGGAACGGTGGTCGGGCTCGCGGGCCCCGCGGCCTCCCAGGCCGACCTGTCCGACGCGTTCGCCGGGATCGACGGACTGCTGCTGGGCGTCGCCCTGGTGACCGTGCTCGTCATTCTGCTTTTGGTCTACCGGAGCGTCCTGCTCCCTCTGATCATCATCATCGGCGCGGTCTTCGCGCTCGGTGTGGCCTGCGCGATCGTCTACGTACTGGCCGACCACGACATCGTCCGGGTCGACGGGCAGGTCCAGGGCATCCTGTCGATCCTGGTCATCGGGGCCGCCACCGACTACGCGCTGCTGCTCACCGCGCGGTTCCGCGAGGAGCTCGGGCGCAAGCCCGACAAGTGGACCGCGATGCGCGCGGCACTCCGTGAATCCGCGGGGCCGATCACGGCCAGCGCGGCCACCGTGGCGCTGGGACTCCTCGCTCTCCTGCTCAGCGACCTGACCAACAACCGCGCCCTCGGGCCCGTGGGCGCCATCGGCATCGTGTGCTCCGTCCTGAGTGCCCTGACCTTCCTGCCCGCCGTCCTGGTCCTGCTGGGCCGGGCCGCGTACTGGCCGTCGGGTCCGAAGAAGGGCGGGGCGGAGTCCGAGTCCGGCACCGGTTCGAAGGGGATCTGGTCGCGGATCGCGGCGCTGGTCGACCGCTCCCCGCGCAAGGTGTGGGCCGTCACGCTGGTCGGTCTCCTCGCCTGCGCGGCCTTCATGCCCACGCTGAACTCCAAGGGAGTGCCTCTCGAGGAGATCTTCGTCAACGACGCGCCGTCCGTGGCCGCGCAGGAGACCCTGAGCCGCCACTTCCCCGGCGGATCGGGCAACCCCGCCGTCGTGATCGCCGCCGCGGACCGGTCGAAGCAGGTTGTCGCGGCTGCCGAGAAGGTTCCCGGCGTCGCGGGCGTCTCCGTCATGACCACTTCCGGACGCCCGGGCGGCGGGGAACCGCTCGTCGTGGACGGGCGGGTCCGTATCGACGCGACCCTGGCGGACACGGCGGACAGCGACGCCGCGAAGGAGACGGTCACGCGGCTGCGCGACGCGGTCCACGCCGTGCCCGACTCCGGGGCGCTGGTCGGTGGCTACACCGCACAGCAGTACGACACCCAGCGGACCGCGGAACACGACCGCAACATCATCGTGCCCGTGGTGCTGGTCATCATCCTCGTCATCCTGATCGGTCTGCTCCGCTCGCTGCTGATGCCGCTGCTCCTCGTGGCCACGGTGGCGCTCAACTTCCTGGCCACGCTGGGCATCTCGTCGCTGGTCTTCGAGCACGTCTTCGGCTTCACCGGCACCGACTCCTCCGTGCCGCTGTACGGATTCGTCTTCCTGGTCGCCCTCGGCGTGGACTACAACATCTTCCTGATGTCCCGCGTCCGTGAGGAGTCCCTGATCCACGGCACCCGGCAGGGTGTGCTGCGCGGACTGACCACCACGGGCGGGGTCATCACCTCCGCCGGTGTCGTCCTGGCGGCCACCTTCGCCGCCCTGGGGGTCATTCCGCTGGCCTTCCTCGTCCAGATCGCGTTCATCGTGGCGTTCGGCGTCCTGCTGGACACCCTCGTCGTGCGCTCGCTCCTGGTGCCCGCGCTGGTGAGGGACATCGGGCCTGTCGCCTGGTGGCCGGGCGTGCTGAGCCGGAGCCGCGAGGAGGCGCGGGAGGGGGAGGGGAAGACCCTGTCGTAA
- a CDS encoding SDR family NAD(P)-dependent oxidoreductase yields MSTTLPTAYEAEFAGKVALVTGGASGIGLALSRRLAASGAAVVVADYNEQSARKAVDELTAAGARAAAVAVDVTDPASVEAGVRFAVDTFGALHLAVNNAGIGGPSQPTGEYGIDDWNRVVATNLSGVFYSMRHELPAILAAGGGAVVNVSSILGTNGFANSPAYVAAKHGVVGLTKTAALEYAAQNVRINAVGPGFIDTPLLRDTDGPARDHLISLHPAGRLGTSEEVAELVAFLLSDRASFIHGSYHLVDGGYSAP; encoded by the coding sequence ATGAGCACCACCCTCCCCACCGCCTACGAGGCGGAGTTCGCCGGCAAGGTCGCCCTCGTCACCGGCGGTGCGTCCGGCATCGGCCTGGCCCTCTCGCGGAGGCTCGCCGCGAGCGGCGCGGCCGTCGTCGTCGCCGACTACAACGAGCAGAGCGCCCGCAAGGCCGTCGACGAGCTGACGGCCGCCGGCGCCCGCGCCGCCGCGGTCGCCGTCGACGTCACCGACCCCGCCTCCGTCGAGGCCGGCGTGCGGTTCGCAGTCGACACCTTCGGCGCCCTGCACCTCGCCGTGAACAACGCCGGCATCGGCGGGCCCTCGCAGCCCACCGGCGAGTACGGGATCGACGACTGGAACAGGGTCGTCGCCACCAACCTCAGCGGCGTCTTCTACTCGATGCGCCACGAACTCCCCGCCATCCTGGCGGCGGGCGGCGGCGCCGTCGTCAACGTGTCGTCGATCCTCGGCACCAACGGCTTCGCGAACTCTCCGGCGTACGTCGCCGCCAAGCACGGCGTCGTCGGTCTCACCAAGACCGCGGCACTCGAATACGCGGCACAGAACGTCCGTATCAACGCGGTCGGCCCGGGCTTCATCGACACCCCCCTGCTCCGCGACACCGACGGCCCCGCACGCGACCACCTGATCTCCCTGCACCCGGCGGGCCGTCTCGGCACGTCGGAGGAGGTCGCCGAACTCGTCGCCTTCCTGCTCTCCGACCGCGCCTCCTTCATCCACGGCAGCTACCACCTGGTGGACGGCGGCTACTCCGCCCCCTGA
- a CDS encoding SulP family inorganic anion transporter — MRRISDFPHLRRDFAASLVVFLVALPLCVGVAVASGVPAELGLITGIVGGLVTGLMRGSSLQVSGPAAGLTVLVFEAVQSFGLPALGVIVLTAGLLQLAMGALRLGRWFRAISVSVVEGMLAGIGLVLIAGQLYAAAGAEAPLSGTGKMAGIPGLLADSVSSPTALASLAVGAGTIALMVGWNRMPKRVRAVPGALAAVALATLASLAFGLPVETVQVQGLVDAVQSPALSEFGGLASLSLLGTVAAFTLIASAESLFSAAAVDRLHDGPRTQYDKELMAQGTGNTVCGLLGALPMTAVIVRSSANVQAGARTRASRVLHGVWLLLFAALLPSALGLIPLPALAGILIHAGWKLIPRRALVTLWREHRGEAMILVVTAVAIVTVNMFEGVLTGLALSVAKAAWDASHIKLEVVDSDADGVRARLSGNATFLRLPKILDSLEALPKDRPISLDLAGLHHLDHACRTALESWAERHSSSGTEPVRLTRSDVVTAAP, encoded by the coding sequence ATGCGCCGGATCTCCGATTTCCCTCATCTGCGACGGGATTTCGCCGCGTCACTCGTCGTCTTCCTCGTCGCTCTGCCGCTGTGCGTCGGCGTCGCCGTCGCCTCGGGGGTCCCGGCGGAACTCGGTCTGATCACCGGCATCGTGGGCGGGCTCGTCACCGGCCTCATGCGCGGCAGCAGCCTCCAGGTGTCGGGGCCGGCCGCCGGGCTCACCGTGCTCGTCTTCGAAGCCGTCCAGTCCTTCGGGCTGCCCGCGCTCGGAGTCATCGTGCTGACGGCGGGGCTGCTCCAGCTGGCCATGGGCGCGCTGCGGCTGGGCCGCTGGTTCCGGGCGATCTCGGTCTCGGTGGTCGAGGGCATGCTCGCGGGCATCGGCCTCGTCCTGATCGCGGGTCAGCTCTACGCGGCCGCCGGTGCCGAGGCACCGCTCTCCGGTACGGGCAAGATGGCCGGCATCCCCGGGCTGCTGGCCGACAGCGTGTCCAGTCCCACGGCTCTCGCCTCACTCGCGGTGGGGGCCGGGACGATCGCCCTGATGGTGGGTTGGAACAGGATGCCGAAGCGGGTGCGGGCCGTCCCGGGCGCACTCGCCGCGGTCGCGCTGGCCACTCTCGCCTCGTTGGCGTTCGGGCTGCCGGTCGAGACCGTTCAGGTGCAGGGGCTCGTGGACGCCGTCCAGTCCCCCGCGCTGTCGGAGTTCGGCGGGCTCGCGAGCCTGAGCCTGCTCGGCACCGTGGCGGCCTTCACCCTGATCGCCTCCGCGGAGAGCCTGTTCAGCGCCGCCGCGGTGGACCGGCTGCACGACGGTCCGCGTACCCAGTACGACAAGGAGCTGATGGCCCAGGGCACGGGCAACACCGTCTGCGGTCTTCTGGGCGCACTGCCGATGACCGCGGTCATCGTGCGCAGCTCGGCCAACGTACAGGCGGGTGCGCGGACGCGTGCCTCGCGGGTGCTGCACGGTGTCTGGCTGCTGCTCTTCGCGGCGCTCCTTCCGTCCGCGCTGGGCCTCATCCCTCTCCCCGCCCTCGCCGGCATCCTCATCCACGCAGGATGGAAGCTGATCCCGCGGCGCGCGCTCGTGACGCTGTGGCGGGAGCACCGCGGTGAGGCGATGATCCTGGTCGTCACGGCGGTGGCGATCGTGACGGTGAACATGTTCGAAGGAGTTCTGACCGGTCTGGCCCTGTCGGTGGCCAAGGCTGCCTGGGACGCCTCGCACATCAAGCTGGAGGTCGTCGACAGCGATGCGGACGGGGTCAGGGCCCGTCTGTCGGGCAACGCGACCTTTCTGCGGCTGCCGAAGATACTCGACAGCCTTGAGGCCCTTCCCAAGGACCGGCCCATCTCCCTGGACCTCGCCGGGCTGCACCATCTGGACCATGCCTGCCGTACGGCTCTGGAGAGCTGGGCCGAGCGGCACAGCTCGTCCGGCACCGAGCCTGTGCGGCTGACCCGGTCCGACGTGGTGACGGCCGCTCCCTGA
- a CDS encoding VWA domain-containing protein, with amino-acid sequence MDEGPGGIGDLTDRAGKWLGPAADAREPKATASVAADRFDTMAWRDTYAQATGLQRLAKELNERYDHTEDLLSDVFLAAYKVSPQVRERAGMDPSRLVNHQVVTAMTGSPEFAELHRETSGDPYAAAMAVLAQSDALRLMLELAKDAADQAGRAKDAREQAERAAAAVTGALQEARGEAGEDGTVPDVTADALTRAVETAEAADAAARQAAQEAGQALAAAAPGIRAAARSASGKAAEQSREEAELMRAWGVGPGELERMPFDRRARLAERLRSGRLGRFADLIGRFRQMADGERARKVEQGRGELVGITLGDDLSRVIPSELANLGVPAMRSVFAAKFAESRLMLYDSRGEQTTGKGAIIACVDCSYSMLESGPGGITREAWAKACALALLDQARQARRDFVGILFSSSDSVKVCRFPGSRPAGTEEVLDFAEHFFGGGTEFRTPLAAAVRLLDEEFNSDGRRRGDIVMITDGECDVSEQWMRSWNDAKHTLGFRSFGVAIGAPEAAGPGTVLDALCDNLRSIEDLTDVHAAGDLFRVI; translated from the coding sequence ATGGATGAAGGACCCGGCGGAATCGGGGATCTGACGGACCGCGCCGGCAAGTGGCTCGGGCCGGCCGCCGACGCCAGGGAGCCGAAGGCGACCGCCTCGGTGGCCGCCGACCGGTTCGACACGATGGCCTGGCGCGACACCTACGCCCAGGCCACCGGACTGCAGCGACTCGCGAAGGAGCTGAACGAGCGCTACGACCACACCGAGGACCTGCTCTCGGACGTGTTCCTGGCCGCCTACAAGGTCAGCCCTCAGGTGCGCGAGCGGGCCGGGATGGACCCGTCACGGCTGGTCAACCACCAGGTCGTCACGGCCATGACGGGCAGTCCGGAGTTCGCCGAGCTGCATCGCGAGACGTCCGGCGACCCCTACGCCGCCGCCATGGCCGTGCTCGCCCAGTCCGACGCCCTGCGCCTCATGCTGGAACTGGCCAAGGACGCGGCGGACCAGGCCGGGCGGGCGAAGGACGCCCGGGAACAGGCCGAGCGCGCGGCGGCCGCCGTCACCGGGGCGCTCCAGGAAGCCCGCGGGGAGGCGGGCGAGGACGGCACGGTGCCGGACGTCACGGCCGACGCTCTGACGCGGGCCGTCGAGACCGCCGAGGCCGCCGACGCCGCCGCGCGCCAGGCCGCCCAGGAGGCCGGCCAGGCACTCGCCGCAGCGGCCCCCGGCATCCGCGCGGCCGCAAGGAGCGCCTCGGGCAAGGCCGCCGAGCAGTCCCGCGAGGAGGCCGAGCTGATGCGCGCGTGGGGCGTGGGCCCGGGCGAGCTGGAACGGATGCCGTTCGACCGGCGTGCCCGGCTCGCCGAGCGGTTGCGCTCGGGCCGGCTGGGGCGGTTCGCGGACCTCATCGGCCGTTTCCGGCAGATGGCCGACGGGGAACGCGCCCGCAAGGTCGAGCAGGGGCGGGGCGAACTGGTCGGGATCACGCTGGGCGACGACCTCTCCCGGGTCATCCCCTCCGAGCTGGCCAACCTCGGAGTACCGGCCATGAGGAGCGTGTTCGCGGCGAAGTTCGCCGAGTCGCGGCTGATGCTCTACGACAGCCGAGGGGAGCAGACCACCGGGAAGGGCGCCATCATCGCGTGCGTCGACTGTTCGTACTCGATGCTGGAGTCCGGCCCGGGCGGGATCACGCGGGAGGCGTGGGCCAAGGCGTGCGCCCTGGCGCTGCTGGACCAGGCCCGTCAGGCGCGGCGCGACTTCGTCGGGATCCTGTTCTCCTCGTCCGACTCCGTGAAGGTGTGCCGCTTCCCGGGCTCCCGGCCGGCCGGAACCGAGGAGGTCCTCGACTTCGCCGAGCACTTCTTCGGGGGTGGTACCGAATTCCGCACCCCGCTCGCGGCGGCCGTCAGGCTGCTGGACGAGGAGTTCAACTCGGACGGGCGCAGGCGCGGGGACATCGTGATGATCACCGACGGGGAGTGCGACGTCAGCGAGCAGTGGATGCGCAGCTGGAACGATGCCAAGCACACGCTCGGCTTCCGCTCCTTCGGCGTGGCCATCGGGGCCCCCGAGGCCGCCGGACCCGGCACGGTCCTGGACGCCCTGTGCGACAACCTCCGCAGCATCGAGGACCTGACCGATGTCCACGCCGCCGGAGACCTCTTCCGCGTCATCTGA
- a CDS encoding NAD(P)-dependent alcohol dehydrogenase gives MKAVQYRTVGAAPEVVEIPEPVAGPGQILLKVSAAGVCHSDIAVMSWPAEGFPYELPLTLGHEGVGTVAALGDGAEGVSVGDAVAVYGPWGCGTCVNCAEGRENYCLRAADLGINPPGLGNPGAMAEYMIVDDVRHLTPIGDLDPVKTVSLTDAGLTPYHAIKRSLPKLSPGATAVVIGTGGLGHVAIQLLRAMTAVRVIALDVTEEKLALARTVGAHETVLSDENAAAKVRELTGGIGAQVVLDFVGAEPTVKTAGAVASIDSDITIVGIGGGLLPVGFGVLPFSTSVSAPYWGSRRELAEVIELAHAGSVEVHVETYSIDEAPLAYERLHAGKINGRAVILPNG, from the coding sequence ATGAAAGCCGTCCAGTACCGCACCGTCGGCGCCGCACCGGAGGTCGTCGAGATACCCGAGCCCGTGGCGGGGCCCGGCCAGATCCTGCTGAAGGTCAGCGCCGCGGGTGTCTGCCACTCGGACATCGCGGTGATGAGCTGGCCCGCCGAGGGATTCCCCTACGAACTGCCGCTCACGCTCGGTCACGAGGGCGTCGGTACGGTCGCCGCCCTCGGCGACGGCGCCGAGGGCGTCTCGGTGGGCGACGCGGTCGCCGTCTACGGCCCGTGGGGCTGCGGCACCTGCGTGAACTGCGCCGAGGGCCGGGAGAACTACTGCCTGCGCGCCGCCGACCTCGGCATCAACCCGCCAGGTCTGGGCAACCCCGGCGCCATGGCCGAGTACATGATCGTCGACGACGTCCGTCATCTGACGCCCATCGGCGACCTGGACCCGGTCAAGACCGTCTCGCTGACCGACGCGGGCCTCACTCCGTACCACGCGATCAAGCGCTCGCTGCCGAAGCTGTCGCCCGGCGCCACCGCCGTGGTCATCGGTACCGGCGGTCTCGGTCACGTCGCCATCCAGCTACTGCGCGCCATGACCGCCGTACGGGTCATCGCACTGGACGTCACCGAGGAGAAGCTGGCGCTCGCCCGGACCGTGGGCGCCCACGAGACCGTGCTGTCCGACGAGAACGCCGCCGCCAAGGTCCGGGAACTCACCGGTGGCATCGGTGCCCAGGTCGTCCTCGACTTCGTCGGCGCCGAGCCGACCGTGAAGACGGCCGGCGCGGTCGCCTCCATCGACAGCGACATCACCATCGTCGGGATCGGCGGCGGTCTGCTGCCCGTCGGATTCGGCGTCCTGCCGTTCTCCACGTCGGTCTCCGCGCCTTACTGGGGCTCGCGCAGGGAGCTCGCCGAAGTCATCGAGCTCGCCCACGCCGGTTCCGTCGAGGTCCACGTCGAGACGTACTCCATCGACGAGGCCCCGCTCGCCTACGAGCGGCTGCACGCGGGCAAGATCAACGGCCGCGCGGTCATCCTGCCCAACGGCTGA
- a CDS encoding TetR family transcriptional regulator: MNATGNVPERRSRKARRTRDTLARSAFDLVIERGLRSVTVEEIAQAADVDRRTFSRYFPSKEAAVLDTVRGDGDRINRALRERPPAEPPLTAYRRAVLDWLDDPEAEPWHLRPRIFDLLRMAEEEPTLYAAYHHIRVDAQEESVAILAERLGVDPRQDLRPAVAVAAGAGALLAAQAAWVRGGRPAALPKFVVHAFDALSANLLEPRQDGPAPHSTTQGSTP; encoded by the coding sequence ATGAATGCGACAGGGAACGTCCCGGAGCGGCGCAGCCGCAAGGCGCGCAGAACCCGGGACACGCTGGCGCGGAGCGCGTTCGATCTCGTAATCGAACGCGGTCTGCGGAGCGTGACGGTCGAGGAGATCGCGCAGGCGGCCGATGTCGACCGGCGCACCTTCAGCCGGTACTTCCCGAGCAAGGAGGCCGCCGTCCTCGACACAGTCCGGGGCGACGGCGACAGGATCAACCGAGCGCTCCGCGAGCGCCCCCCGGCCGAGCCACCGCTCACCGCCTACCGCCGAGCCGTCCTCGACTGGCTCGACGACCCGGAGGCGGAGCCCTGGCATCTGCGGCCACGCATCTTCGACCTGCTGCGCATGGCCGAGGAGGAACCCACTCTGTACGCGGCGTACCACCACATCCGTGTGGACGCCCAGGAGGAGTCGGTGGCGATTCTCGCGGAACGGCTCGGTGTCGACCCGCGGCAGGATCTCCGTCCCGCCGTGGCCGTCGCCGCGGGAGCCGGAGCGCTCCTCGCGGCCCAGGCGGCATGGGTGCGGGGTGGCCGGCCGGCCGCCCTGCCAAAGTTCGTCGTACACGCCTTCGACGCCCTCTCCGCGAACCTGCTGGAACCCCGGCAGGACGGGCCGGCGCCCCACAGCACCACGCAAGGAAGCACACCATGA
- a CDS encoding twin-arginine translocase TatA/TatE family subunit: protein MFGISEIAIFLIIAILIFGARKLPELARSLGRSARILKSEARALKSDGISPTVPVDPPADGADDPRVIRGTATEKPGPR, encoded by the coding sequence ATGTTCGGAATCAGCGAGATCGCGATCTTCCTCATCATCGCGATCCTGATATTCGGTGCCAGGAAGCTCCCCGAACTCGCCCGTTCCCTGGGCAGGTCGGCCCGGATCCTCAAGAGCGAGGCCCGGGCCCTGAAGTCCGACGGCATCTCCCCCACGGTCCCGGTGGACCCGCCGGCCGACGGGGCGGACGACCCCCGCGTCATCAGGGGGACGGCCACCGAGAAGCCCGGACCCCGCTGA
- a CDS encoding MarR family winged helix-turn-helix transcriptional regulator: protein MDSADDPRDGSGADAAGVSDLQALAVQLRRMNGEINRLVHGFAHAQGLHATDVQALGAILDADTPLTPGRLREHLGLTSGAVTACLDRLERSGHIRRARESSDRRVVHLYYEPGAKAAARSFFMPLAEAADGARSASAPQELEAALRFLGRMNGELARMQVPRR from the coding sequence GTGGACAGTGCAGACGACCCTCGCGACGGATCGGGCGCGGATGCGGCGGGGGTGTCGGATCTCCAGGCTCTCGCCGTGCAGTTGCGCCGGATGAACGGTGAGATCAACCGTCTGGTCCACGGCTTCGCCCACGCGCAGGGCCTGCATGCCACGGATGTGCAGGCGCTCGGCGCGATCCTCGACGCGGACACTCCGCTGACGCCGGGACGGCTGCGCGAGCACCTCGGCCTGACGTCCGGCGCGGTCACCGCGTGCCTGGACCGGCTGGAACGGTCGGGCCACATCAGGCGCGCCCGTGAGAGCTCCGACCGCCGGGTCGTGCATCTCTACTACGAGCCCGGGGCCAAGGCGGCAGCGCGCTCGTTCTTCATGCCCCTCGCGGAGGCGGCGGACGGCGCGCGTTCCGCGTCCGCCCCCCAGGAGTTGGAGGCCGCGCTCCGCTTCCTCGGCCGGATGAACGGCGAACTCGCCCGTATGCAGGTTCCTCGGCGCTGA